One stretch of Roseibium sp. HPY-6 DNA includes these proteins:
- a CDS encoding molybdenum cofactor biosynthesis protein MoaE: MQVEAKVKVQLEDFDVQEESTRLTSSRRDVGALVSFTGLCRDEAGTLSALELEHYPGMAEAELSRIAGEAIERWPLTGLTVIHRYGKIPPGDNIVLVVAASSHRRAAFEAADFLMDYLKTRAPFWKKEHLVEGGTGNWVEAKAGDDKDAARWT, encoded by the coding sequence GTGCAGGTAGAAGCGAAGGTCAAGGTTCAGCTGGAAGACTTTGATGTGCAGGAGGAGTCCACCCGGCTGACATCAAGCCGGCGTGATGTCGGTGCGCTGGTCAGCTTCACCGGCCTGTGCCGCGATGAAGCGGGCACGCTGAGCGCCTTGGAGCTGGAGCATTATCCGGGCATGGCAGAGGCGGAGTTGTCTCGCATTGCCGGCGAGGCCATCGAGCGTTGGCCGTTGACCGGACTGACTGTCATTCACAGATACGGCAAGATCCCGCCCGGCGACAACATTGTGCTTGTCGTCGCAGCCTCTTCCCATCGCCGCGCCGCCTTCGAGGCCGCTGACTTCCTCATGGACTACCTGAAGACACGCGCGCCGTTCTGGAAAAAAGAACACCTCGTTGAGGGTGGAACGGGCAATTGGGTGGAAGCCAAGGCCGGAGATGACAAGGACGCGGCACGCTGGACCTGA
- a CDS encoding TAXI family TRAP transporter solute-binding subunit, with translation MKRTVLTLALAVAAGLGSGLAAAETRITYKSAKSTSSYYQMAVQIAEAMKAGSDGDIIVTVEESQGSVQNVMEARARGGDYVFTTPPVLVKLAQGGKAMFEGKSDPKFDEIRALFPIPSLTMHFVMSEDSGVTDFAGMEGKTILLGKGSFGAREGEKYLKLFGLEGKVELAEVELSNAVAALKNGQIDGFVTAGSFPAPNVIEAAASTGVKVISLSDDQIAETKRTRLVIPGGTYAGQTEDIVTTSLPVVAFTTTAMSDDAAYELTKTYWEQKAAMGDAAPWWNGVDKGLMSNITGKIHPGAIRYYQEAGYELTPEQQ, from the coding sequence ATGAAAAGAACGGTTCTTACACTGGCCCTCGCGGTTGCGGCCGGGCTCGGCTCCGGCCTGGCGGCAGCGGAAACCCGCATCACCTACAAATCCGCCAAATCGACATCATCTTACTATCAGATGGCGGTTCAGATCGCGGAGGCCATGAAGGCCGGATCCGACGGTGACATCATCGTCACGGTGGAAGAAAGCCAAGGCTCCGTGCAAAACGTCATGGAAGCAAGAGCCCGTGGCGGTGACTATGTGTTCACGACGCCGCCGGTACTGGTCAAGCTCGCCCAGGGCGGCAAGGCAATGTTCGAGGGCAAGTCCGATCCCAAGTTCGACGAGATCAGGGCGCTCTTCCCGATCCCCTCGCTGACGATGCACTTTGTGATGTCGGAAGATAGCGGCGTTACCGATTTTGCCGGGATGGAAGGCAAGACCATTCTTTTGGGCAAGGGTTCGTTCGGAGCCAGAGAAGGCGAAAAATATCTCAAGCTGTTCGGTCTGGAAGGCAAGGTTGAATTGGCGGAAGTCGAGCTTTCCAACGCGGTCGCAGCGCTTAAGAATGGGCAGATCGACGGATTTGTTACAGCCGGATCATTTCCGGCACCCAATGTGATTGAGGCCGCTGCTTCAACGGGCGTAAAGGTTATCTCTCTAAGCGATGATCAGATCGCCGAGACCAAACGCACGCGCCTTGTCATTCCTGGCGGAACTTATGCCGGTCAGACCGAGGACATCGTCACCACTTCACTGCCTGTTGTCGCCTTCACGACCACGGCAATGAGCGACGACGCGGCCTATGAACTCACCAAAACCTATTGGGAACAGAAAGCTGCAATGGGCGACGCAGCGCCGTGGTGGAATGGTGTCGACAAGGGCCTCATGAGCAACATCACCGGCAAGATCCATCCTGGCGCCATCCGCTATTACCAGGAAGCGGGTTATGAGCTGACACCCGAGCAGCAGTAA
- a CDS encoding MarR family winged helix-turn-helix transcriptional regulator: MTDVNFKPAISPGPRDSDIAQGNQARNDDEGSVPYDLIELLFFAYKDFTGDPDDVLAKFEFGRAHHRVLHFVERNPGIMVTDLLGILRITKQSLGRVLKQLVDAGIIEQREGLNDRRQRLLYTTDRGHTLAENLARMQQKRLERALIGLPDGSEEIVRQFLLHMIDPEARMDILKLVRSPFPLKD; encoded by the coding sequence ATGACTGACGTAAATTTCAAACCGGCAATTTCTCCAGGTCCCCGGGACAGCGATATTGCACAAGGCAACCAGGCTCGAAATGACGACGAGGGATCTGTGCCCTACGATCTGATCGAGCTCCTGTTTTTTGCCTACAAGGATTTCACCGGCGACCCCGATGATGTGCTGGCGAAATTCGAGTTCGGGCGGGCGCACCACCGGGTCCTGCACTTCGTGGAGCGAAACCCGGGCATCATGGTGACCGACCTGCTCGGTATTCTTCGCATCACCAAGCAAAGTCTCGGCCGGGTTTTGAAACAGCTCGTCGACGCCGGCATCATTGAACAGCGTGAGGGTCTGAACGACAGACGCCAGCGTCTGCTTTATACGACGGACCGTGGCCACACTCTTGCTGAAAACCTGGCACGCATGCAGCAAAAGCGCCTTGAACGCGCCCTAATTGGATTGCCAGATGGCAGCGAGGAAATCGTGCGGCAGTTTTTGTTGCACATGATCGACCCCGAAGCGCGCATGGATATCCTGAAACTTGTCAGAAGCCCATTTCCTCTGAAGGACTGA
- a CDS encoding TRAP transporter fused permease subunit produces MRPLIITAALCLVAFHLALIFSGLVPNLISRPLHLALALPWIMIAAQQGMLARTSGIILTVLGVGACVWVAVSHNQLSDQYGFLEGSYQLVIAVILLVVVLEAARRAIGVPLPLVALLALLYGLFGQHIPGEFGHSGTPLASFLGTLTIAEGGIWGSLTGVSVNVVAIFVIFGAVLNAGEAGQGFMNIASAAAGRLKGGAAKVSVLSSALFGSISGSASANVASTGAITLPAMTRLGYPKRLAGAVEAVASSGGQIMPPLMGAGAFVMVELTGVPYTSIMAAAVLPAILYFLAVWIGVNAYAAHHDLAGIDEKDRPSGRDVLITSCFFLVPFTVLLIGMFWIKFTPQYSASMAILAGFLLLFFNARGICTLPEALSRIERALLTAARQVSIIAAIIVCASIIIGVLSITGLGVKITSLILSGSGGLLWPSLFLTALACLVLGMEVPTTAAYVICVSVAGPALIQLGLEPLQAHLFVFWFALLSTITPPVCGAVFIAAGMINENWLKVALTAMALGIGLYIIPLAMIANPQLIMLESNPGGAVIAALQTGLGLGLVSYAIIGFRNPATRLLTGSIGLAVIFWRLMLS; encoded by the coding sequence TTGAGACCCCTGATCATTACGGCGGCCTTGTGCCTTGTGGCGTTTCATCTCGCGTTGATCTTCTCGGGCCTTGTGCCCAATCTCATCAGCCGTCCCCTGCACCTTGCGCTCGCGCTTCCCTGGATCATGATCGCCGCGCAGCAGGGCATGCTTGCGCGCACCAGCGGCATCATCCTGACGGTTCTTGGTGTCGGCGCTTGCGTTTGGGTGGCGGTTTCACACAATCAGCTTTCCGACCAATACGGTTTCCTCGAAGGGTCTTATCAACTCGTCATAGCGGTGATCCTTCTTGTTGTTGTTCTGGAAGCCGCCAGACGGGCGATCGGCGTCCCGTTACCGCTCGTCGCGCTGCTGGCATTGCTCTATGGCCTGTTCGGCCAGCACATTCCCGGAGAGTTCGGCCATTCGGGCACGCCGCTTGCCAGCTTCCTCGGCACTTTGACGATTGCCGAAGGCGGTATTTGGGGCAGTCTGACCGGCGTTTCGGTCAATGTGGTCGCTATTTTTGTGATTTTCGGTGCCGTCCTCAATGCGGGCGAAGCCGGCCAGGGGTTCATGAACATTGCGTCGGCCGCTGCCGGAAGGCTGAAGGGGGGAGCTGCCAAAGTCTCCGTCCTGTCGTCGGCGCTTTTCGGCTCCATATCCGGATCGGCTTCCGCCAACGTGGCCTCAACGGGTGCCATCACGCTTCCCGCCATGACCCGGCTCGGCTATCCCAAGCGCCTTGCCGGTGCCGTCGAGGCCGTCGCCTCCTCAGGTGGCCAGATCATGCCGCCACTCATGGGCGCCGGTGCCTTCGTGATGGTGGAACTGACAGGTGTTCCGTATACCTCCATCATGGCAGCCGCGGTTCTGCCCGCGATCCTGTACTTCCTGGCCGTCTGGATCGGCGTCAATGCCTATGCAGCTCATCACGATCTTGCCGGGATTGACGAGAAGGACCGGCCATCGGGCCGGGACGTCCTGATAACCTCATGCTTCTTCCTGGTGCCATTCACGGTTCTGCTGATCGGAATGTTCTGGATAAAGTTCACACCGCAATATTCGGCATCCATGGCCATTCTTGCCGGGTTCCTTCTACTGTTTTTCAACGCAAGGGGCATTTGCACCTTGCCCGAAGCGCTGTCGCGCATTGAGCGTGCGCTCCTCACGGCTGCGCGGCAGGTCTCGATCATTGCCGCAATTATCGTCTGTGCCTCCATTATTATCGGTGTCCTGTCGATTACCGGTCTAGGCGTGAAAATCACGTCGCTGATTTTGTCGGGCTCGGGTGGGCTGCTCTGGCCTTCGCTGTTTCTCACCGCCCTCGCCTGCCTCGTCCTGGGAATGGAAGTCCCCACGACTGCTGCCTACGTCATTTGCGTGTCGGTCGCCGGTCCGGCGCTCATTCAACTGGGACTGGAGCCCCTGCAGGCACATCTCTTCGTTTTCTGGTTTGCGCTGTTGTCGACGATCACACCGCCGGTCTGCGGTGCCGTGTTCATTGCGGCGGGCATGATCAACGAAAACTGGTTGAAGGTTGCCCTGACCGCGATGGCGCTGGGGATCGGGCTCTACATCATCCCGCTCGCCATGATCGCCAACCCTCAATTGATCATGCTGGAAAGCAACCCGGGAGGCGCTGTCATCGCCGCGCTGCAGACCGGGCTCGGTCTGGGCCTGGTCTCCTACGCGATCATCGGCTTCAGGAACCCGGCAACGCGCCTGCTCACCGGTTCGATTGGTCTTGCGGTCATCTTCTGGCGCCTGATGTTAAGCTGA
- a CDS encoding thymidine kinase produces MAKLYFNYSSMNAGKSTVLLQAAYNYRERGMNALLLIAAFDDRGGKGRIASRIGLAADADIFTAEDNVFDHIKSAHEQTQVDAVLVDEAQFLTEEQAWQLANVADQLRIPVMCFGLRTDFQGKLFPGSATLLAIADNLKEIKTICWCGRKATMVARLDANGRIVEEGDQVVIGGNETYVSLCRKHWSRRELA; encoded by the coding sequence ATGGCCAAGCTTTATTTCAACTACTCCTCAATGAATGCCGGCAAGTCGACTGTGCTTTTGCAGGCGGCCTACAACTACCGGGAACGCGGCATGAATGCGCTTCTGCTCATCGCCGCCTTCGATGATAGGGGCGGCAAGGGCCGCATCGCGTCCAGGATCGGGTTGGCCGCCGATGCCGATATCTTCACAGCTGAAGACAATGTCTTCGATCACATAAAGTCCGCGCATGAACAGACGCAGGTCGACGCGGTCCTGGTTGATGAAGCGCAGTTCCTAACGGAAGAACAGGCCTGGCAACTGGCAAATGTCGCTGACCAGTTGCGCATACCGGTGATGTGCTTCGGCTTGCGAACCGATTTTCAGGGAAAACTCTTTCCCGGAAGCGCCACCCTCCTCGCGATCGCTGACAACCTGAAAGAAATCAAGACGATCTGCTGGTGCGGCCGCAAAGCCACCATGGTTGCGCGTCTCGATGCCAACGGGCGCATTGTGGAAGAAGGCGATCAGGTCGTCATCGGCGGCAACGAAACCTACGTATCCTTGTGCCGCAAACACTGGAGCCGCCGCGAGCTCGCCTGA
- the pgsA gene encoding CDP-diacylglycerol--glycerol-3-phosphate 3-phosphatidyltransferase: protein MKRNVALSLPNLLTYGRILAVPAVAVCFYFEGNTPRWIALGLFIVAAITDFFDGYLARAWQQQSALGRMLDPIADKLLVSVSLLMLAAVGTIGGWSLVAAIIILCREILVSGLREFLAELQVSVPVTKLAKWKTTVQLVAIAFLLAGPAGDTVFEYTTLTGLVALWLAAILTLYTGYDYFRAGIGHLITE from the coding sequence ATGAAACGAAACGTTGCTCTGAGCCTGCCCAATCTCCTGACGTATGGGCGCATTCTGGCGGTGCCGGCTGTTGCGGTCTGCTTTTATTTCGAAGGCAACACGCCGCGCTGGATCGCGCTGGGTCTTTTCATAGTTGCGGCGATTACAGACTTTTTTGACGGCTATCTGGCGCGGGCCTGGCAGCAGCAATCCGCGCTCGGGCGCATGCTCGACCCGATCGCCGACAAGTTGCTTGTCTCGGTAAGCCTGCTTATGCTTGCCGCCGTCGGCACCATCGGTGGCTGGTCCCTGGTGGCAGCGATCATTATCCTGTGCCGCGAAATCCTGGTGTCGGGACTGCGGGAATTTCTGGCAGAACTTCAGGTCAGTGTTCCGGTGACCAAGCTGGCGAAATGGAAGACGACGGTTCAGCTCGTGGCAATTGCCTTTCTGCTTGCCGGTCCGGCCGGCGACACCGTCTTCGAATACACAACCCTGACCGGATTGGTCGCGCTTTGGCTCGCGGCCATACTTACTCTATATACAGGCTATGATTACTTCCGCGCCGGAATAGGTCATCTCATCACCGAATGA
- a CDS encoding response regulator → MKVQVPDDNANHILLVDDDKRIRDLLSRLLKENGYRVSTAANSADARRCLSGLEFDLIILDVMMPGETGLELAKSLREESEVPILMLTARSEATDRIAGLEVGVDDYLPKPFEPRELMLRMAAILRRGNSQPVIVTEEIRFGPFSFNSSRGELKNGDSLVRLTDREKQILSIFAEQPGATVPRHKIVGGESGLGERTVDVQINRLRRKIETDPGNPIYLQTVRGIGYRLACD, encoded by the coding sequence ATGAAAGTTCAGGTGCCCGACGATAACGCCAATCACATCCTTCTTGTAGATGACGACAAGCGGATCAGGGACCTTCTTTCCAGGCTCTTAAAGGAAAACGGCTATCGGGTGTCCACCGCCGCCAATTCAGCGGATGCGCGCAGATGCCTGTCCGGTCTGGAATTCGACCTGATCATTCTGGACGTGATGATGCCGGGAGAAACCGGTCTTGAGCTAGCCAAGTCGCTGCGCGAGGAGTCCGAGGTGCCTATCCTTATGCTGACTGCCAGGTCGGAAGCCACCGACCGCATCGCAGGCCTTGAGGTCGGTGTTGATGACTACCTTCCCAAACCCTTTGAACCGCGCGAACTGATGCTCCGAATGGCCGCCATTCTCCGGCGGGGAAACAGCCAGCCGGTGATCGTCACCGAGGAGATCAGGTTCGGCCCGTTTTCGTTTAACAGCTCCAGAGGCGAGCTCAAGAATGGCGACAGCCTTGTGCGACTGACGGACCGGGAAAAACAGATCCTTTCCATTTTTGCCGAACAGCCCGGTGCAACGGTTCCAAGGCACAAGATCGTCGGTGGGGAAAGCGGCCTCGGAGAGCGGACCGTGGATGTCCAGATCAACCGTCTCCGGCGCAAGATAGAAACCGATCCCGGCAATCCGATTTATCTGCAGACCGTTCGTGGCATCGGCTACCGGTTGGCGTGTGACTGA
- a CDS encoding HlyU family transcriptional regulator, whose amino-acid sequence MLGKMFKSLFGGSGEGQAKAASKTTAVEHEGYQIIAEPQSSGGQWQVAGRIEKQIGEETKIHRFIRADIMPGEAEAANEMIRKAKMMIDQQGDAIFD is encoded by the coding sequence ATGCTCGGCAAGATGTTCAAATCCCTCTTCGGCGGCTCCGGGGAAGGACAGGCAAAGGCCGCGTCAAAGACCACAGCGGTCGAGCACGAAGGCTATCAGATAATCGCCGAACCGCAGTCGTCGGGTGGGCAATGGCAGGTCGCAGGCCGGATCGAAAAGCAGATCGGCGAAGAGACCAAGATTCACCGGTTCATCCGCGCCGATATCATGCCGGGCGAGGCAGAAGCGGCCAACGAGATGATCCGCAAGGCCAAAATGATGATTGACCAGCAAGGTGATGCAATATTCGATTGA
- a CDS encoding endonuclease/exonuclease/phosphatase family protein codes for MLAFVTRPIRQLFPTLASLVCWCGSLGALGFCLLGLSAFAAPDFWFTDNMSFFLRQFLGAGLLGCTAGALGLLMPHRLRLIYRTVWFFALLAFLALGGLTVARTLENTAAIDAHAPGTRTIKVASINVERMFLGDKRLTSFLEKEQPDIIVIQEALWGLQVRRWERLERPVGGLGETGYPDHVEVGASESLVVYSAFPIQRERSTIVPGELHDTASVIHDPDRELLLVRLDTGKTSLNLLSVHPDSPRNHVRWLNKRQYFDKADEIIGNLSETGNGPLLVIGDWNSAPWSARFQRTLSRNGLKTAYPGGWPRTTRFFFDYRLHWILGSPVDQFAVSDDIKILGVRTGPDIGSDHLPLIVDLQLPVH; via the coding sequence ATGCTCGCCTTTGTCACCCGTCCAATCCGGCAACTTTTTCCAACACTTGCCTCGCTCGTGTGCTGGTGCGGGTCGCTTGGTGCGCTTGGGTTCTGCCTCTTGGGCCTTTCGGCATTTGCTGCGCCGGACTTCTGGTTCACCGATAACATGAGCTTCTTCCTGCGGCAGTTTCTTGGCGCCGGTCTGCTCGGCTGCACCGCCGGAGCTCTCGGGCTCTTGATGCCGCACAGGCTGCGTCTGATCTACAGGACGGTCTGGTTTTTCGCGCTTCTCGCGTTTCTTGCGCTTGGTGGTCTGACGGTAGCAAGAACGCTTGAAAACACTGCAGCAATTGATGCCCATGCACCCGGCACCAGGACGATCAAGGTCGCTTCGATCAACGTCGAACGTATGTTTCTTGGCGACAAACGCCTGACCAGCTTTCTCGAAAAGGAGCAGCCGGACATCATCGTGATCCAGGAAGCCCTGTGGGGACTGCAGGTGCGTCGCTGGGAAAGACTGGAGCGCCCGGTCGGAGGGCTCGGTGAAACCGGCTATCCGGATCATGTCGAAGTCGGCGCTTCCGAAAGTCTCGTGGTCTATTCGGCTTTCCCAATCCAAAGGGAGCGCTCGACGATCGTCCCCGGCGAACTCCATGATACCGCAAGCGTTATTCACGATCCGGACAGGGAATTGCTGCTGGTCAGGTTGGACACGGGTAAAACATCCCTCAATCTTCTGTCGGTTCACCCGGACAGCCCGAGAAATCACGTTCGCTGGCTCAACAAGCGCCAGTATTTCGATAAGGCGGACGAAATCATCGGGAATTTGAGTGAAACCGGAAACGGTCCACTCCTTGTAATCGGCGACTGGAACAGCGCGCCCTGGTCAGCACGCTTCCAGCGGACACTTTCAAGAAACGGGCTGAAGACCGCCTATCCCGGTGGATGGCCCAGAACAACACGGTTTTTCTTCGACTACCGCCTCCACTGGATCCTCGGCTCCCCTGTCGACCAGTTTGCGGTTTCTGATGACATCAAGATCCTCGGTGTCAGGACGGGGCCGGATATAGGTTCCGATCATTTGCCCTTGATCGTCGACCTTCAGCTGCCTGTTCATTAA
- a CDS encoding branched-chain amino acid aminotransferase gives MAGVPFDQLSGDIWYDGEFVPWSDAKLHVLSHGLHYGSSVFEGERAYGGRIFKSEEHTERLLESARTLGFEIPWTADQINAAKDETLARMKLADAYIRPVAWRGSEMMGISAQHNTIHLAIAAWEWPSYFKPEERLKGIRLDMAEYRRPDPQTAPFKAKAAGLYMICTISKHTAESKGYTDALMLDWRGQVAECTGANVFFIKDGQIHTPTPDCFLDGITRRTVIGLARDRGIEVIERVIMPDELDGFEQCFVTGTAAEVTPVSEIAGKKFVVGDIIETLMKDYDAAVRPEAPALKAAAG, from the coding sequence ATGGCGGGAGTGCCTTTTGATCAGCTGAGCGGCGACATCTGGTATGACGGCGAATTCGTGCCTTGGTCGGACGCGAAACTTCATGTCCTAAGCCACGGTTTGCATTACGGCAGCAGTGTGTTTGAAGGTGAACGCGCCTATGGGGGCCGGATCTTCAAGTCGGAAGAGCACACCGAGCGGCTGCTTGAATCGGCCCGGACACTCGGATTTGAGATCCCCTGGACTGCAGACCAGATAAATGCTGCCAAGGACGAGACGCTGGCGCGTATGAAACTCGCCGATGCCTATATCCGTCCGGTCGCCTGGCGCGGCAGCGAAATGATGGGCATATCGGCGCAGCACAATACCATTCACCTGGCCATCGCCGCCTGGGAATGGCCAAGTTACTTCAAGCCCGAGGAACGCCTCAAGGGTATCCGCCTGGATATGGCCGAATACCGCCGACCCGATCCGCAAACCGCTCCATTCAAGGCCAAGGCCGCCGGCCTTTACATGATCTGCACGATTTCCAAGCACACAGCTGAATCCAAGGGCTACACGGATGCACTCATGCTCGACTGGCGCGGCCAGGTCGCGGAATGCACCGGCGCCAATGTCTTTTTCATCAAGGACGGTCAGATCCATACGCCGACACCGGATTGTTTTCTGGATGGAATTACGCGCCGCACCGTCATCGGACTAGCCCGGGACCGCGGGATCGAGGTCATTGAGCGCGTGATCATGCCTGACGAACTCGACGGGTTCGAGCAGTGCTTTGTTACCGGAACAGCCGCAGAAGTGACGCCTGTCTCGGAAATTGCCGGCAAAAAATTCGTTGTCGGGGACATCATCGAAACGCTTATGAAGGACTATGATGCCGCCGTGCGTCCGGAAGCGCCTGCCTTGAAAGCGGCTGCCGGCTGA
- a CDS encoding multidrug effflux MFS transporter produces the protein MKQDIDATDAAITESSAGPSRTGGEILQEPGIPFAEFVAIIAMIMALNAMAIDIMLPALPAIGDALNIIEENNRQLILTSYLAGFGGAQLFFGPLTDALGRRKVLIGGLVLYSLASIAAIFATDLETLLIARVLQGVGCAGARVSALSVVRDCYTGRSMGKVMSLVMMVFMAVPVIAPSVGQVVLLVAGWHWIFAFLLFSGMAVLVWSMLRLPETLAPDRRRPVEISEIYNAYGTALKTRVCVGYAVATAFIFAGLFAFLAMSQQIFVDIFGLGNLFPVVFASIAIAMAVSSFTNAQLVEAMGMRRLSHAALLVYTLFGFAIFAVSALGLESLASFFILTTIVMMCFGFVGANFNAMAMEPLGKIAGTAASVIGFITTLGGALLGHIMGQFFDGTTEPLGLAFAIYGLAAIGCVLFAERGRMFHALHDSPAPGR, from the coding sequence GTGAAACAAGACATCGATGCTACCGATGCTGCCATAACCGAGTCGTCTGCCGGACCATCCCGGACAGGCGGCGAGATCCTGCAGGAACCGGGTATTCCATTCGCCGAGTTTGTCGCGATCATCGCCATGATCATGGCGCTCAACGCGATGGCCATCGATATCATGCTGCCGGCGCTGCCTGCGATCGGCGATGCGCTGAACATCATTGAGGAAAACAATCGCCAGCTGATACTGACTTCGTATCTGGCCGGTTTTGGCGGCGCGCAACTGTTCTTCGGCCCTCTTACCGACGCGCTCGGCCGCCGCAAAGTGCTCATTGGCGGACTGGTTCTCTACAGCCTTGCGAGCATCGCCGCAATATTCGCCACAGATCTGGAAACGCTTCTGATCGCCCGTGTTCTTCAAGGGGTCGGCTGTGCCGGGGCGCGCGTGTCCGCGTTGTCCGTTGTCCGTGACTGCTATACCGGCCGGAGCATGGGCAAGGTCATGTCGCTGGTCATGATGGTCTTCATGGCCGTCCCGGTGATTGCCCCGTCCGTCGGCCAGGTGGTTCTCCTTGTCGCCGGCTGGCACTGGATCTTCGCGTTCTTGCTGTTTTCCGGGATGGCTGTTCTGGTCTGGTCGATGCTGCGACTGCCTGAAACGCTTGCTCCCGATCGGCGCCGGCCTGTCGAGATTTCCGAAATCTACAATGCCTACGGAACCGCACTCAAGACGCGTGTGTGCGTCGGCTATGCGGTGGCAACTGCATTTATCTTTGCCGGGCTCTTTGCGTTTCTTGCCATGTCACAACAGATCTTCGTGGACATATTCGGCCTTGGAAACCTGTTTCCCGTCGTCTTCGCATCGATCGCGATTGCGATGGCAGTCTCCTCTTTCACCAATGCACAACTGGTGGAAGCGATGGGCATGCGTCGCCTGTCGCATGCCGCACTCCTGGTCTACACACTGTTCGGTTTCGCGATCTTTGCCGTTTCGGCACTAGGCCTCGAAAGCCTCGCTTCCTTTTTCATTCTGACGACGATCGTCATGATGTGCTTCGGCTTCGTCGGTGCGAATTTCAACGCCATGGCAATGGAACCGCTCGGCAAGATTGCCGGAACGGCTGCGTCCGTAATCGGCTTCATCACCACATTGGGCGGTGCTCTGTTGGGGCATATCATGGGACAGTTTTTCGACGGCACCACCGAACCGCTTGGACTTGCCTTTGCGATCTATGGCCTTGCCGCTATCGGCTGCGTTCTGTTTGCAGAACGGGGCCGCATGTTTCACGCGCTTCACGATAGCCCCGCACCCGGGCGCTAA
- the moaD gene encoding molybdopterin converting factor subunit 1, which translates to MNIRYFAWVRERVGVEEETIDLPGSVKTVADLITHLKGIDEYHAAAFEEEDAIRVALDQVHVETDEEIGNAREAAFFPPMTGG; encoded by the coding sequence ATGAATATTCGCTATTTTGCCTGGGTCCGTGAGCGCGTTGGCGTTGAAGAAGAAACGATCGATCTTCCAGGTAGTGTGAAAACCGTTGCCGACCTGATCACGCATCTGAAAGGGATCGACGAGTATCACGCCGCCGCGTTTGAAGAAGAAGACGCAATCCGGGTTGCGCTGGATCAGGTGCACGTGGAAACGGATGAGGAAATCGGCAACGCGCGCGAAGCAGCGTTTTTTCCCCCAATGACAGGCGGCTGA